A genomic segment from Aspergillus chevalieri M1 DNA, chromosome 7, nearly complete sequence encodes:
- a CDS encoding uncharacterized protein (COG:S;~EggNog:ENOG410PS2Q;~InterPro:IPR040357;~go_process: GO:0070072 - vacuolar proton-transporting V-type ATPase complex assembly [Evidence IEA]) produces the protein MAQILTPPASRHTSESPEVRKETEVDASAELLQSLDTLLERYLHLLDRHQKLQADLAKRLSSGFFSLAQANYTCPPGRRYGADYYDERMKATRKVSLRTPSKETEESEDSTEAKDYGHTFAIEYTPDNRGYEQEKDKGTSESPSDTAPSDENPDHHKEGENSTRKPDNASAPENLETEFTAQKPRPIKKFGSSDPITWYGILVPPSLRSAQKSFTEAVNEHLSELANVIVEMRAFEKKIEEVRNRLNHNGS, from the exons ATGGCGCAAATTCTCACTCCCCCCGCTTCCCGCCATACCTCCGAGTCGCCGGAGGTCCGAAAGGAAACAGAAGTCGACGCCTCTGCCGAACTGCTACAGTCATTAGATACTCTCCTAGAGCGATATCTGCACCTGCTCGATAGGCATCAGAAACTACAGGCAGATTTAGCAAAACGGTTGTCTTCG GGGTTTTTCTCTCTTGCGCAGGCCAATTACACATGCCCGCCTGGTCGACGATATGGCGCAGACTACTACGATGAACGGAtgaaggcgacgaggaaggt GTCACTACGTACTCCTTCAAAAGAGACAGAAGAATCGgaggattctactgaagCGAAGGACTATGGGCATACCTTCGCAATTGAATATACACCGGACAACCGTGGTTATGAACAGGAAAAGGATAAGGGGACTTCCGAGAGCCCTTCGGACACTGCGCCATCCGATGAGAATCCAGACCACCACAAGGAAGGCGAGAACAGCACGCGAAAACCAGACAATGCAAGTGCCCCAGAAAATTTGGAAACCGAATTCACAGCCCAGAAACCTAGGCCTATCAAGAAATTCGGTTCTTCGGATCCGATAACGTGGTATGGTATATTGGTCCCGCCATCTCTTCGGAGTGCTCAAAAGAGCTTCACGGAAGCTGTAAATGAGCATTTATCGGAGCTGGCGAATGTCATCGTTGAAATGCGAGCATTTGAGAAGAAAATCGAAGAGGTGCGAAATCGGTTGAATCACAACGGTTCATAG